GAATTCAGACGAACCCCTTCTAATTTCCGGAAACGTTCCCATTCCATTAAATTTACCCTTTGCTCAGGTCATGCCTAGTTCTTCTGAGATTGATCTCAAAGTTCGGGTTAAAGATGATGGTTTAGCGTTGCTGAATCTATTGGGACAACCCGTCAGTTGGGCCGGGGGCAAAGGTCAGGTCAATCTCACGGTCAGCGGGACGCTGTTCCAACCCAAGGCCGTGGGCGAAATTGTTTTAAACGGAGCGAAGATCCAAGCCCAGGCTTTGCCTGAAGCCCTCACCGATGTCAACGGGCGCATTAAGTTTGACCTGGATCACATTGACGTAGAGGGTGTCACGGGTCAATTCAGCCGAGGCCAAGTGGTAGCGAAGGGGACATTGCCCATTTTCAACCCCCTGCCCGATCCGGATCTTAACCAAGAGGTTCATGCCACCAATGGCCAACCGCCCCTGACGATCGATCTCAATCGGATCGCCATTAGCCTGAAGGGACTGTACCAAGGGGGTGTCAATGGGCGCGTTGTCCTAGGGGGCAGTGCCCTTGCACCTAAGATTGGTGGGGAAATTCGGTTGGCCGATGGGCAAGTGTTGCTCTCGGATGAGGCCGTGGCTACAACGGGAACGGGGAATCCTACCGCCCAACCCCAGCAATCCTTTGAATTTAGTAATTTAAAACTTGCCCTGGGTAACAATATTCGGATTGTCAAAGCGCCGATTCTGAACTTTGTGGCGACGGGAAATTTATTGCTCAATGGGCCCTTAAGCGATCTGCAACCCGATGGGCGCATTGATTTGCAAGCGGGGCAAGTGAATTTATTTACCACGCAATTTGTCCTAGCTCGCGGCTATAAAAATCGCGCTGAATTTAGTCCAGATAAGGGGTTGGATCCGACTTTGGATGTGCGATTGATTGCCTCCGTCCCAGAAGTGACCCGCAACCGCATCCCCACCAATAACATCACCTCGGAAATTAATGATGCACCCACGATCGCGACCAACTTAGGTGGTTTGCAAACGATTCGCATTCAGGCCCGCGTACTGGGCCCCGCCAGCCAACTGTCGGACAACCTCCAGCTCACCAGTAGCCCCAGCCGCACCCCTACGGAAATTGTGGCGCTCCTTGGAGGTGGATTTATTAATACGCTAGGCCGGGGCGACAGTCCCCTGGGCATTGCCAACCTGGCGGGGTCGGCCCTGTTGACGAATATTCAGGGGGCGATCGGGAATGCCCTTGGTTTCAGTGAGTTTCGCCTCTTCCCGACTTTAGTGACCGGGGATGAGCGGCAAAAATCCACAACCCTGGGGCTAGCTGCCGAAGCCGGGATTGACCTGTTCCGAACTTCCGATGGCACGCCCGTTGTTTCCGCCTCTGTGTTACGCATTCTGACCTCCGGTAATCAACCGACGCAGTTTGGGTTGCGCTACCGCATTAACGAACAGTTGTTGTTACGCGGTTCAACGGACTTCGCGGGGGATAACCGTGCCGTTGTTGAGTTTGAAACGCGATTTTAATCCTCGCGCAACTGCGGAGCCGTTCTGACGATCTCGCGCCGATCGGGCCGTGATTGCGCCGCACCCCGAATCCATCCAACTCCCATCAAAAAAGGCAGAGAGAAGCGGATTCCGATCGCCGAAATCCTTCTATCTGCCTAAAAAAATTGAGGTTGAGAGGTTTACAAATTCAATCACCAGCCGTCAAGCGTGCACGGGGCTAGCCTGCGGTTCTCGCCATCAGCACAGGACAATTGGCATGAACCCGCACATAGTCTGACAGGGAGCTCCCCAACAGCCGATCGAGATCCGGTAGGCTCTTGGCGATCGACGGACGACGATCGGGGGAGCCCAACAACAGCAGATCCGCCCGCACATCCTCAGCAGTGCGGCAAATCGCTTGCCCCGCTGAACCCGTCGCCACCCAGCAACGGGTATCAATGTCATAGCGTTTGGCCTGCGCCAATGCCGCTGCCAAAATCGGATCCTTCTCCGCCGCTGCGCCACTTAAATCTTCCTTCGCATTGGCATCCGCATGCACCAAGTGCAGACGGCCACCGGGAATATCCCGCAACAGGAAGATCGCTAAATCCAAGCATTTTCTAGCGGTGTCCGATTTATCGACCGCCACCATAATCCGTTGGATCGGACGCACGTACAGGTCATCCCGCACCAACAGCATCGGACGGGGCGACAGTTGGAACACATATTGACTGACGGAGTTGCTGAGAATCGAGGTCAGCCGTTTCAACCCTCGGGATCCCATGATGATCAGATCGGTATTCACCTCTTCCGCAACCTGGCACACAACCCCCTTGGGATCTCCCGTGCGGAGCATTGTCGTTACCTTGGTGGGATCGAGTTTTAATCGTTCCACCACGTTGGCCATCAGCGCTTCGCCTTCCTGGCGCTTGGCTTCCATGGCCTCCGCCGATCGCTCCTGGGACACCACATGCAAAATCGTTACATTGGCCCGCTGCACCGATGGAATGGCCAGCAACGCTTTGAGCATTTCTTCGGAGTGACCAGTTCCCGAGTCCGCCAGTAAAATTCTTTCAATCATGGTTTTTATGACCTCACTGATACGCGCAATTAGTTCAGAACAGTTGTAAGAGAGTGGACTTTATTGCTAGCAACCCTGCTAACGCTTCAGTCTCTTGTGCTTTGGCCTTTGCGCTTTATCCGGTTGATGCTCTGTCGCCTGGGACGATAGCAGTTGGACGATCGCAAGTTGGACGATCGCGAGAGACGTGACGCTTGACTGGTTGCATCGATTGAGTTTGCATCTATTGAGTCCAAAGTATTTGCAATCAATCTCCCAGGAATTTTCCAGGCCATCAAATGTTAAATACAACGGAACCTCAATCCTGAACCACGCGACCCTCTTAATGCTTAGGATAGACCTGATATTTGGGAAATCGATCAGTCATCACAACGAATTGTAATGAATTCGGT
The Alkalinema sp. FACHB-956 DNA segment above includes these coding regions:
- a CDS encoding universal stress protein, which translates into the protein MIERILLADSGTGHSEEMLKALLAIPSVQRANVTILHVVSQERSAEAMEAKRQEGEALMANVVERLKLDPTKVTTMLRTGDPKGVVCQVAEEVNTDLIIMGSRGLKRLTSILSNSVSQYVFQLSPRPMLLVRDDLYVRPIQRIMVAVDKSDTARKCLDLAIFLLRDIPGGRLHLVHADANAKEDLSGAAAEKDPILAAALAQAKRYDIDTRCWVATGSAGQAICRTAEDVRADLLLLGSPDRRPSIAKSLPDLDRLLGSSLSDYVRVHANCPVLMARTAG